One Candidatus Dependentiae bacterium DNA segment encodes these proteins:
- the murD gene encoding UDP-N-acetylmuramoyl-L-alanine--D-glutamate ligase, protein MQLQNKNIGIWGFGSVGKSALSFLSDLGNTCQIMDNRTLNDNETELINSYNASFLSQNSIEAFFNNNDYILASPGIDITQYKTKATFICELDIFCQFWHKPIIAITGTVGKTTITTILGDLLNKKMDALVGGNIGTPMLDLIHKQKKADLIVLELSSWQLEHVQQFKPDIALITNIYPNHLDRHITIQHYIQAKLNICINQTEQQVTILPSVLKSTIKQYGTQSKKIWISDKTDNKIDTIKLPTCTFAQNWFFIIEVLKQLNLPISLIDNYKIQIEHRLEYINTWNEISFYNDSKSTTPASTLAALQQFDPTKTILFLGGLSKGIDRSFFIKQLPRKLCYVICFGQESEHLKQLCNLNNIPSTAYDNLNFAFKHSISIAKPGNIILFSPAGSSFDLYENYQKRGNHFKQLVTYPYE, encoded by the coding sequence ATGCAATTACAAAACAAAAATATAGGCATTTGGGGTTTTGGCTCAGTTGGCAAATCAGCTTTATCCTTCTTATCAGACTTAGGCAATACTTGCCAAATAATGGATAATCGTACATTGAATGATAATGAAACTGAACTTATAAACAGCTATAATGCTTCATTTTTATCCCAAAACAGCATTGAAGCCTTTTTTAACAATAATGATTATATTTTAGCAAGCCCCGGAATTGATATCACTCAATATAAAACTAAAGCAACATTTATCTGCGAACTTGATATCTTTTGCCAATTTTGGCACAAACCGATTATCGCCATCACCGGAACAGTGGGAAAAACTACCATAACGACTATTTTAGGTGATCTGCTAAACAAAAAAATGGATGCACTCGTGGGCGGCAATATTGGTACACCAATGTTAGACTTAATACACAAACAAAAAAAAGCTGATTTGATAGTTTTAGAACTCTCAAGCTGGCAGCTTGAACATGTACAACAGTTTAAACCTGACATTGCACTCATCACCAACATATATCCAAATCATCTGGATCGTCATATTACCATACAACATTATATACAAGCAAAACTCAATATATGCATCAACCAAACTGAACAGCAAGTTACTATTTTGCCATCAGTATTAAAATCGACAATTAAACAATACGGTACACAATCAAAAAAAATATGGATTTCAGATAAAACAGATAATAAAATAGATACAATCAAACTCCCCACCTGCACCTTTGCTCAAAACTGGTTTTTTATTATTGAAGTTTTAAAGCAGTTAAATCTACCTATATCATTAATTGATAATTATAAAATACAAATTGAGCATCGATTAGAATATATTAACACATGGAATGAAATTTCATTTTATAATGATTCAAAATCAACAACACCCGCATCAACTTTAGCAGCATTGCAACAGTTTGATCCTACAAAAACAATTCTTTTTTTAGGCGGCTTGAGCAAAGGAATAGACAGATCATTTTTTATTAAACAATTACCGCGTAAGTTATGTTATGTCATCTGCTTTGGACAAGAATCCGAACATTTAAAACAGTTGTGTAATTTAAACAACATTCCTTCAACAGCTTATGATAATTTAAATTTCGCATTCAAACATAGTATATCAATTGCAAAACCGGGAAACATCATATTGTTTTCTCCGGCAGGTTCAAGTTTTGATCTCTATGAAAATTACCAAAAAAGAGGTAACCACTTTAAACAGTTAGTTACTTATCCATATGAATAA
- the ftsW gene encoding putative lipid II flippase FtsW — MYIHKKTPVFTCISLYIAIIFLLIVVGTIFIYSASSVYALEKLGSGHYFVKKHMFGIMLGIASLLITIHIPLKFIRKIIPTIFITTLCMTAMTLIPLFSRTIHGSSRWLNLGIVVFQPSELLKYAFIVYLAHFFAKKNKRTTELSVYMPFLSILAITGFILLLQPDFGMTVTLCLTGIMLAFIAGVQTKHLIRTLLALMPIALLLVYLKPYRIKRVLTFLNPWADPQGSGFQIIQSFIAIGSGNICGVGIGQSKQKFFYLPMQHTDFIFSIIAEETGFIGATIVILLFTFFLYTGLRLAFLQDDLFGRYVICGFVILLSLQALINIAVATGLVPTKGIGLPFISYGNSSLVTTLAMIGLIINITKKQN; from the coding sequence ATGTATATTCACAAAAAAACACCTGTTTTCACTTGCATTTCACTGTATATTGCCATTATATTTCTGCTCATTGTTGTTGGCACTATTTTCATTTATTCAGCAAGTTCAGTATATGCATTAGAAAAGTTGGGCTCGGGACATTATTTTGTAAAAAAACATATGTTTGGCATTATGCTTGGCATTGCAAGTTTACTTATAACCATACATATACCACTAAAATTCATAAGAAAAATAATCCCCACTATTTTCATTACAACCTTATGCATGACAGCAATGACACTCATACCGCTTTTCTCTCGCACTATACATGGCTCAAGCCGCTGGCTCAATCTTGGTATCGTTGTTTTTCAACCAAGCGAACTGCTCAAATATGCATTTATTGTATACCTTGCACATTTTTTTGCTAAAAAAAATAAACGTACCACAGAACTTTCAGTCTATATGCCATTTTTATCTATTTTAGCTATCACCGGCTTTATTCTTTTATTACAACCTGACTTTGGCATGACAGTTACGTTATGCTTAACCGGTATTATGCTTGCGTTTATTGCCGGAGTACAAACAAAACATTTAATCAGAACATTACTCGCATTGATGCCGATTGCATTATTATTAGTTTACCTTAAACCATACCGCATCAAACGTGTATTAACTTTCTTAAACCCATGGGCCGATCCACAAGGGTCCGGATTTCAGATCATTCAATCATTCATTGCAATCGGATCGGGTAATATTTGCGGTGTTGGTATCGGACAATCAAAACAGAAATTTTTTTATCTACCCATGCAACATACCGATTTTATTTTTTCTATCATTGCAGAAGAGACCGGATTTATTGGAGCAACAATAGTAATTTTACTATTCACTTTTTTTCTTTACACCGGTTTGCGTCTTGCATTTTTACAAGATGATCTTTTCGGACGCTATGTTATATGCGGATTTGTTATATTGCTTTCATTACAAGCGCTCATTAATATCGCAGTTGCCACAGGATTAGTGCCAACAAAGGGTATTGGATTACCCTTTATTAGTTACGGCAACAGTTCACTCGTTACCACATTGGCAATGATCGGTCTTATTATAAATATAACAAAAAAACAAAACTAA
- the thyX gene encoding FAD-dependent thymidylate synthase gives MLQQQKNAKHIPMDQQEKNTIDPLGDGISSVTLIRASGSDIDVANAARVSYGKVTHEITDRDIKLITFLMNHNHTSPFEHNQLSFRIKCPLYIARQWMRHRMNSYNEISYRYVKAKDEFYMPPKWRAPDEVNKQGSVGGFKDEQLEQKYKDAIEQSMKTYEALLEAGVCREQARGLLPLCTYTEFIFTCNLHSLCHFLKLRLGQGAQHEIQSYAQALLKLALPSFPVSLGAWKNKYMPELDLKLENLETVLGDDAQ, from the coding sequence ATGCTACAACAGCAAAAAAATGCAAAACATATTCCTATGGATCAACAAGAAAAAAATACAATAGATCCACTTGGTGATGGCATCAGTAGTGTTACTTTAATTCGCGCATCAGGATCTGATATTGATGTAGCAAATGCTGCACGTGTCTCCTATGGAAAAGTTACTCATGAAATAACTGATCGTGATATAAAATTGATTACATTTTTAATGAATCACAATCACACAAGCCCCTTTGAACACAATCAACTTTCATTCCGTATCAAATGCCCATTGTATATTGCACGTCAATGGATGCGCCATCGTATGAACTCGTATAATGAAATAAGTTATCGCTATGTAAAAGCAAAAGATGAATTTTATATGCCACCAAAATGGCGTGCACCGGATGAAGTTAACAAACAAGGTTCAGTGGGTGGATTTAAAGATGAACAACTTGAACAAAAATATAAAGATGCAATTGAACAATCAATGAAAACATATGAAGCTTTGCTAGAAGCCGGTGTTTGTCGTGAACAAGCGCGTGGTTTATTGCCATTATGCACTTACACTGAATTTATTTTCACGTGTAACTTACATTCATTGTGCCACTTTTTGAAATTACGTCTTGGCCAAGGAGCACAACATGAAATTCAAAGCTATGCTCAAGCATTACTGAAATTAGCATTACCATCTTTTCCTGTTTCACTTGGTGCATGGAAAAATAAATATATGCCTGAATTAGATTTAAAACTTGAAAACCTTGAAACTGTACTCGGTGATGATGCACAATAA